In the genome of Triticum urartu cultivar G1812 chromosome 5, Tu2.1, whole genome shotgun sequence, one region contains:
- the LOC125509421 gene encoding aspartyl protease family protein At5g10770-like isoform X1, translating into MARGGARAVAPAALLLLLLLAAGGGVHCLRSRAESGATVLELRHHASLGSGGRSGSAEEACGVLASDAARVSSLQRRIGSYGLIRSSDAASKLAQVPVTSGARLRTLNYVATVGIGGGEATVIVDTASELTWVQCKPCDACHDQQEPLFDPSASPSYAAVPCNSSSCDALRVATGMSGGQACDQPAACSYALSYRDGSYSRGVLAHDRLSLAGEDIEGFVFGCGTSNQGPFGGTSGLMGLGRSPLSLISQTTEQFGGVFSYCLPPKESGSSGSLVLGDDASAYRNSTPIVYTAMVTDPLQGPFYMVNLTGISVGGEEVQSPGFSAGGGGGGRAIVDSGTIITSLVPSVYAAVRGEFVRQLAEYPRAPAFSILDTCFDLTGLREVQVPSLRLAFDGGAEVEVDSKGVLYVVAGDASQVCLALAALGSEDDTPIIGNYQQKNLRVVFDTAASQIGFAQETCDYI; encoded by the exons ATGGCACGGGGAGGAGCTCGCGCCGTCGCGCCGGCGGCTCTGCTGCTCCTGCTTCTCCTCGCGGCAGGCGGCGGTGTGCATTGCCTGAGGTCAA GGGCGGAGAGCGGCGCCACGGTCCTGGAGCTGCGGCACCACGCCAGCCTCGGCTCAGGCGGCAGGAGCGGCAGCGCGGAGGAGGCCTGCGGCGTCCTGGCCTCCGACGCCGCCAGGGTCTCGTCGCTGCAGCGGCGCATCGGCAGCTACGGCCTGATCAGGTCGTCGGACGCGGCGTCCAAGCTGGCGCAGGTGCCCGTCACCTCCGGCGCCAGGCTGCGGACGCTCAACTACGTGGCCACCGTGGGCATCGGCGGCGGCGAGGCCACGGTGATCGTGGACACGGCCAGCGAGCTCACCTGGGTGCAGTGCAAGCCCTGCGACGCCTGCCACGACCAGCAGGAGCCGCTCTTCGACCCGTCGGCGTCGCCGTCCTACGCCGCCGTGCCGTGCAACTCCTCCTCCTGCGACGCGCTGCGGGTGGCCACCGGGATGTCCGGCGGCCAGGCGTGCGACCAGCCGGCGGCCTGCAGCTACGCGCTCAGCTACCGCGACGGGTCCTACTCCCGCGGCGTGCTGGCGCACGACAGGCTGAGCCTGGCCGGCGAGGACATCGAGGGCTTCGTGTTCGGCTGCGGCACCAGCAACCAGGGCCCGTTCGGGGGCACGTCGGGGCTGATGGGGCTCGGCCGGAGCCCGCTCTCGCTGATATCCCAGACCACGGAGCAGTTCGGCGGCGTGTTCTCCTACTGCCTGCCGCCGAAGGAGTCCGGCTCGTCGGGCTCCCTCGTCCTCGGCGACGACGCCTCGGCGTACCGCAACTCCACGCCGATCGTGTACACCGCGATGGTCACCGACCCGCTGCAggggcccttctacatggtcaaCCTGACCGGGATCAGCGTGGGCGGCGAGGAGGTGCAGTCCCCGGGCTTctcggccggcggcggcggcggcgggagggcCATCGTGGACTCGGGCACGATCATCACGAGCCTGGTGCCGTCGGTGTACGCGGCGGTGCGGGGCGAGTTCGTGAGGCAGCTGGCGGAGTACCCGCGGGCGCCGGCCTTCTCCATCCTGGACACCTGCTTCGACCTGACGGGGCTGAGGGAGGTGCAGGTGCCGAGCCTGAGGCTGGCGTTCGACGGCGGCGCGGAGGTGGAGGTGGACTCCAAGGGCGTGCTGTACGTGGTCGCCGGCGACGCCTCCCAGGTGTGCCTGGCCCTGGCCGCCCTCGGGTCCGAGGACGACACCCCGATCATCGGCAACTACCAGCAGAAGAACCTGCGGGTGGTCTTCGACACCGCCGCGTCCCAGATCGGGTTCGCGCAGGAGACCTGTGATTACATTTGA
- the LOC125509421 gene encoding translation initiation factor IF-2-like isoform X2, giving the protein MARGGARAVAPAALLLLLLLAAGGGVHCLRGGERRHGPGAAAPRQPRLRRQERQRGGGLRRPGLRRRQGLVAAAAHRQLRPDQVVGRGVQAGAGARHLRRQAADAQLRGHRGHRRRRGHGDRGHGQRAHLGAVQALRRLPRPAGAALRPVGVAVLRRRAVQLLLLRRAAGGHRDVRRPGVRPAGGLQLRAQLPRRVLLPRRAGARQAEPGRRGHRGLRVRLRHQQPGPVRGHVGADGARPEPALADIPDHGAVRRRVLLLPAAEGVRLVGLPRPRRRRLGVPQLHADRVHRDGHRPAAGALLHGQPDRDQRGRRGGAVPGLLGRRRRRREGHRGLGHDHHEPGAVGVRGGAGRVREAAGGVPAGAGLLHPGHLLRPDGAEGGAGAEPEAGVRRRRGGGGGLQGRAVRGRRRRLPGVPGPGRPRVRGRHPDHRQLPAEEPAGGLRHRRVPDRVRAGDL; this is encoded by the exons ATGGCACGGGGAGGAGCTCGCGCCGTCGCGCCGGCGGCTCTGCTGCTCCTGCTTCTCCTCGCGGCAGGCGGCGGTGTGCATTGCCTGAG GGGCGGAGAGCGGCGCCACGGTCCTGGAGCTGCGGCACCACGCCAGCCTCGGCTCAGGCGGCAGGAGCGGCAGCGCGGAGGAGGCCTGCGGCGTCCTGGCCTCCGACGCCGCCAGGGTCTCGTCGCTGCAGCGGCGCATCGGCAGCTACGGCCTGATCAGGTCGTCGGACGCGGCGTCCAAGCTGGCGCAGGTGCCCGTCACCTCCGGCGCCAGGCTGCGGACGCTCAACTACGTGGCCACCGTGGGCATCGGCGGCGGCGAGGCCACGGTGATCGTGGACACGGCCAGCGAGCTCACCTGGGTGCAGTGCAAGCCCTGCGACGCCTGCCACGACCAGCAGGAGCCGCTCTTCGACCCGTCGGCGTCGCCGTCCTACGCCGCCGTGCCGTGCAACTCCTCCTCCTGCGACGCGCTGCGGGTGGCCACCGGGATGTCCGGCGGCCAGGCGTGCGACCAGCCGGCGGCCTGCAGCTACGCGCTCAGCTACCGCGACGGGTCCTACTCCCGCGGCGTGCTGGCGCACGACAGGCTGAGCCTGGCCGGCGAGGACATCGAGGGCTTCGTGTTCGGCTGCGGCACCAGCAACCAGGGCCCGTTCGGGGGCACGTCGGGGCTGATGGGGCTCGGCCGGAGCCCGCTCTCGCTGATATCCCAGACCACGGAGCAGTTCGGCGGCGTGTTCTCCTACTGCCTGCCGCCGAAGGAGTCCGGCTCGTCGGGCTCCCTCGTCCTCGGCGACGACGCCTCGGCGTACCGCAACTCCACGCCGATCGTGTACACCGCGATGGTCACCGACCCGCTGCAggggcccttctacatggtcaaCCTGACCGGGATCAGCGTGGGCGGCGAGGAGGTGCAGTCCCCGGGCTTctcggccggcggcggcggcggcgggagggcCATCGTGGACTCGGGCACGATCATCACGAGCCTGGTGCCGTCGGTGTACGCGGCGGTGCGGGGCGAGTTCGTGAGGCAGCTGGCGGAGTACCCGCGGGCGCCGGCCTTCTCCATCCTGGACACCTGCTTCGACCTGACGGGGCTGAGGGAGGTGCAGGTGCCGAGCCTGAGGCTGGCGTTCGACGGCGGCGCGGAGGTGGAGGTGGACTCCAAGGGCGTGCTGTACGTGGTCGCCGGCGACGCCTCCCAGGTGTGCCTGGCCCTGGCCGCCCTCGGGTCCGAGGACGACACCCCGATCATCGGCAACTACCAGCAGAAGAACCTGCGGGTGGTCTTCGACACCGCCGCGTCCCAGATCGGGTTCGCGCAGGAGACCTGTGA